One stretch of Armigeres subalbatus isolate Guangzhou_Male chromosome 2, GZ_Asu_2, whole genome shotgun sequence DNA includes these proteins:
- the LOC134218401 gene encoding zinc finger protein 93-like isoform X4 codes for MATVLSVDDMCRLCLDPFVESYSTIENPAMKDQLEKVFSFPIEFKEGFSSSVCQTCANTVTEFYDYSEKIRKNQEILETTESRFVPSAELLCEGTTIDLISDTDLSDLPEEDEEEILNENDTAQTPPVIQQNDDSTIPLRGAELDEFIDEVLLDKKKDAQDQFISDHFKLTCELCGIVLPTFAHLRHHFLKVHQRQDPYVTCCNKKLPRKKLILEHVRFHLDSNIHGCEHCKVTFTTKKALETHKAIKHGNQPVYKCNRCRRTYISMDLLAAHMKRHNENECAECWKAFRTKQALSDHIERHGRQHECPRCKKSFKTRIGVSKHIREVHDKDMFRFVCEHCGKNFARITLFKRHMDEHEGIEAPKVQCSICERWLKSSSYKTHMDTVHGNRDRVHECDICHRKYPHPVALQNHKSKTHIEAKYRCEYCDKMFIQKDRWEEHLTMHTGAVMFSCEYCGSPYKRRSTVHKHIRKAHPAEWAAKKQRSFKKS; via the exons ATGGCAACGGTATTATCCGTAGATGACATGTGTCGGTTGTGTTTAGATCCGTTTGTGGAAAGTTACAGCACGATCGAAAATCCGGCCATGAAGGACCAGCTGGAGAAGGTGTTCAGCTTTCCG ATCGAATTCAAGGAAGGATTTAGTTCAAGTGTGTGTCAAACTTGTGCGAACACAGTAACGGAATTCTATGATTATTCAGAAAAAATACGCAAAAATCAAGAGATTCTAGAAACAACGGAATCAAGATTCGTGCCAAGTGCAGAACTACTATGCGAAGGTACAACAATTGACTTAATTAGCGACACAGATCTGTCAGACTTGCCAgaggaagatgaagaagaaattttgaatgaaaatgatACAGCACAAACTCCTCCAGTAATACAGCAAAATGACGATTCCACAATTCCTTTGCGAGGTGCCGAATTGGATGAATTCATTGACGAAGTTCTACTAGACAAGAAAAAAGATGCACAGGACCAATTTATAAGCGATCACTTTAAATTGACATGCGAACTTTGTGGCATCGTGTTGCCTACCTTCGCACATCTTCGCCATCATTTTCTCAAGGTGCATCAACGTCAAGATCCATACGTTACCTGCTGCAACAAGAAGCTGCCGAGGAAAAAACTCATTTTGGAGCACGTGCGTTTTCACCTCGATTCGAATATACACGGTTGCGAACACTGCAAGGTAACCTTCACTACCAAAAAAGCTCTAGAAACCCATAAAGCCATTAAACATGGAAATCAACCCGTGTACAAATGCAACCGTTGTCGACGAACCTATATCAGCATGGATCTGTTGGCAGCGCATATGAAGCGTCACAACGAGAACGAATGTGCGGAATGTTGGAAGGCTTTCAGGACCAAACAAGCCTTATCCGATCACATCGAACGTCACGGGCGTCAGCACGAATGTCCACGGtgcaaaaaaagtttcaagACCCGCATAGGTGTGAGCAAACATATACGCGAAGTACACGATAAGGATATGTTCAGATTTGTTTGCGAGCACTGCGGTAAGAATTTCGCCCGTATTACCCTTTTCAAGCGTCATATGGACGAGCACGAGGGCATAGAAGCACCAAAGGTTCAATGCTCGATTTGCGAACGATGGCTTAAGAGCAGCTCCTACAAAACTCATATGGACACGGTGCATGGTAATCGGGACAGGGTTCACGAGTGTGACATCTGTCACCGGAAATATCCTCATCCAGTCGCTCTACAGAACCATAAGTCAAAAACCCACATCGAGGCAAAGTACAGATGCGAATATTGCGACAAGATGTTCATACAGAAGGATCGTTGGGAG GAACATCTGACCATGCATACGGGCGCGGTGATGTTTTCATGTGAGTATTGTGGGTCGCCGTACAAAAGAAGGAGCACAGTACATAAGCATATCAGGAAAGCGCATCCGGCAGAATGGGCTGCAAAGAAACAGCGGTCTTTCAAGAAATCTTAG
- the LOC134218401 gene encoding zinc finger and SCAN domain-containing protein 12-like isoform X3, which translates to MATVLSVDDMCRLCLDPFVESYSTIENPAMKDQLEKVFSFPIEFKEGFSSSVCQTCANTVTEFYDYSEKIRKNQEILETTESRFVPSAELLCEGTTIDLISDTDLSDLPEEDEEEILNENDTAQTPPVIQQNDDSTIPLRGAELDEFIDEVLLDKKKDAQDQFISDHFKLTCELCGIVLPTFAHLRHHFLKVHQRQDPYVTCCNKKLPRKKLILEHVRFHLDSNIHGCEHCKVTFTTKKALETHKAIKHGNQPVYKCNRCRRTYISMDLLAAHMKRHNENECAECWKAFRTKQALSDHIERHGRQHECPRCKKSFKTRIGVSKHIREVHDKDMFRFVCEHCGKNFARITLFKRHMDEHEGIEAPKVQCSICERWLKSSSYKTHMDTVHGNRDRVHECDICHRKYPHPVALQNHKSKTHIEAKYRCEYCDKMFIQKDRWEEHLTMHTGAVMFSCEYCGSPYKRRSTVHKHIRKAHPAEWAAKKQRSFKKSYSALPPFAPSLLRNVPHFTQFREI; encoded by the exons ATGGCAACGGTATTATCCGTAGATGACATGTGTCGGTTGTGTTTAGATCCGTTTGTGGAAAGTTACAGCACGATCGAAAATCCGGCCATGAAGGACCAGCTGGAGAAGGTGTTCAGCTTTCCG ATCGAATTCAAGGAAGGATTTAGTTCAAGTGTGTGTCAAACTTGTGCGAACACAGTAACGGAATTCTATGATTATTCAGAAAAAATACGCAAAAATCAAGAGATTCTAGAAACAACGGAATCAAGATTCGTGCCAAGTGCAGAACTACTATGCGAAGGTACAACAATTGACTTAATTAGCGACACAGATCTGTCAGACTTGCCAgaggaagatgaagaagaaattttgaatgaaaatgatACAGCACAAACTCCTCCAGTAATACAGCAAAATGACGATTCCACAATTCCTTTGCGAGGTGCCGAATTGGATGAATTCATTGACGAAGTTCTACTAGACAAGAAAAAAGATGCACAGGACCAATTTATAAGCGATCACTTTAAATTGACATGCGAACTTTGTGGCATCGTGTTGCCTACCTTCGCACATCTTCGCCATCATTTTCTCAAGGTGCATCAACGTCAAGATCCATACGTTACCTGCTGCAACAAGAAGCTGCCGAGGAAAAAACTCATTTTGGAGCACGTGCGTTTTCACCTCGATTCGAATATACACGGTTGCGAACACTGCAAGGTAACCTTCACTACCAAAAAAGCTCTAGAAACCCATAAAGCCATTAAACATGGAAATCAACCCGTGTACAAATGCAACCGTTGTCGACGAACCTATATCAGCATGGATCTGTTGGCAGCGCATATGAAGCGTCACAACGAGAACGAATGTGCGGAATGTTGGAAGGCTTTCAGGACCAAACAAGCCTTATCCGATCACATCGAACGTCACGGGCGTCAGCACGAATGTCCACGGtgcaaaaaaagtttcaagACCCGCATAGGTGTGAGCAAACATATACGCGAAGTACACGATAAGGATATGTTCAGATTTGTTTGCGAGCACTGCGGTAAGAATTTCGCCCGTATTACCCTTTTCAAGCGTCATATGGACGAGCACGAGGGCATAGAAGCACCAAAGGTTCAATGCTCGATTTGCGAACGATGGCTTAAGAGCAGCTCCTACAAAACTCATATGGACACGGTGCATGGTAATCGGGACAGGGTTCACGAGTGTGACATCTGTCACCGGAAATATCCTCATCCAGTCGCTCTACAGAACCATAAGTCAAAAACCCACATCGAGGCAAAGTACAGATGCGAATATTGCGACAAGATGTTCATACAGAAGGATCGTTGGGAG GAACATCTGACCATGCATACGGGCGCGGTGATGTTTTCATGTGAGTATTGTGGGTCGCCGTACAAAAGAAGGAGCACAGTACATAAGCATATCAGGAAAGCGCATCCGGCAGAATGGGCTGCAAAGAAACAGCGGTCTTTCAAGAAATCTTA TTCCGCGTTACCACCATTTGCCCCCTCCCTTCTGCGAAACGTGCCGCATTTCACTCAGTTtcgagaaatataa
- the LOC134218401 gene encoding zinc finger protein 429-like isoform X1 yields the protein MATVLSVDDMCRLCLDPFVESYSTIENPAMKDQLEKVFSFPIELKDGFSSSVCQSCSNSVFEFYKYSEKVRRNQEALETSKSNQELFYEGVKDDLDSETEIIEDDTQGTLMRTDLDKLTPHRSRKVNTTKKLKDAELDEFIDEVLLNRKKNADDEFISEHFKISCELCDIMTPTFAHLRHHFLKVHQDKKPYVICCGKKFWSKKPILEHIRLHLDSSASLKTSEVSVAEILPKDDKMIRRRREDSDDHFLSEHFKLTCDLCGDVAPTFAHLRNHFLIAHQRQDVYALCCGKKWIRRNRILEHVRYHLNSNTFRCEHCEDIFTTRATFMAHKFTKHQDQYAYKCDRCSRAYVSMSLLTAHLRRHDKNECPECKKAFMTKHALEEHMKKHESVEQECPQCRRIFKSRVLLDRHIRIMHNTDNKDQSYVCEHCGKTFTSIILFKRHIDAHEGIEAPKVQCSLCSRWLKSTSYKIHLETVHGNRERVHECDICHRKYPHTVALQNHKSKTHIEPRFKCEFCDKLFIERGRWEEHRTTHTGEILYSCEYCGTRFKCKTSVHKHKKRIHPDKLAEKLQLATASTQEPPVM from the exons ATGGCAACGGTATTATCCGTAGATGACATGTGTCGGTTGTGTTTAGATCCGTTTGTGGAAAGTTACAGCACGATCGAAAATCCGGCCATGAAGGACCAGCTGGAGAAGGTGTTCAGCTTTCCG ATCGAACTGAAGGACGGATTTAGCTCCAGTGTGTGTCAAAGTTGTTCAAATAGCGTCTTTGAGTTCTATAAATATTCAGAAAAAGTACGCAGAAATCAGGAAGCTCTGGAAACATCGAAATCTAATCAAGAGCTATTCTATGAAGGCGTCAAGGACGACTTGGACAGTGAGACAGAGATAATAGAAGACGATACACAAGGCACTCTGATGAGAACTGACTTAGACAAATTAACACCGCATAGGTCTCGAAAAGTGAAtactacaaaaaaattaaaggatGCAGAACTAGATGAATTCATTGATGAAGTGCTGCTAAATAGAAAAAAGAACGCAGATGATGAATTTATTAGCGAACACTTCAAAATATCGTGCGAACTTTGTGACATTATGACCCCAACGTTCGCACATCTTCGCCATCATTTTCTAAAAGTGCATCAAGATAAAAAGCCATACGTAATCTGTTGTGGAAAAAAGTTTTGGAGTAAAAAACCTATTTTGGAGCACATACGTTTGCATCTAGATTCAAGTGCAAGCTTGAAAACATCTGAAGTCAGTGTTGCGGAAATATTACCGAAAGATGATAAAATGATACGCAGAAGAAGAGAGGATTCGGATGATCACTTTCTCAGCGAACATTTCAAATTGACTTGTGACCTATGCGGTGACGTGGCCCCAACTTTCGCACACCTGCGCAATCACTTCCTCATAGCCCATCAGCGTCAAGATGTTTACGCGCTATGCTGTGGCAAGAAGTGGATCAGAAGAAATCGTATTTTGGAGCACGTCCGTTATCATCTCAACTCAAATACCTTCCGCTGCGAACACTGTGAAGATATCTTCACGACCCGAGCAACCTTTATGGCTCACAAATTTACGAAACATCAAGACCAATATGCGTACAAATGTGATCGCTGCTCCCGCGCCTATGTAAGTATGTCTCTATTGACCGCCCATTTGCGGCGACACGACAAAAACGAATGCCCGGAGTGTAAGAAAGCGTTTATGACGAAACATGCCTTGGAAGAGCACATGAAAAAACATGAGAGTGTGGAGCAAGAGTGTCCACAATGCAGAAGAATTTTCAAGTCTCGCGTACTTCTTGATAGacatatacgcatcatgcaCAATACGGATAATAAGGACCAATCATACGTGTGTGAACATTGTGGCAAAACTTTTACTAGCATCATTCTTTTCAAGCGTCATATAGATGCACACGAGGGCATAGAAGCACCTAAAGTTCAATGTTCGCTATGCAGTCGCTGGTTGAAAAGCACCTCTTACAAAATCCACTTAGAGACGGTCCATGGTAATCGGGAGCGGGTTCACGAGTGTGATATCTGCCACAGGAAATACCCACATACAGTAGCGCTACAGAACCATAAATCGAAAACACATATCGAGCCGAGGTTCAAGTGCGAATTTTGTGACAAATTATTCATCGAAAGGGGTCGTTGGGAG GAACATCGAACAACGCATACTGGAGAGATTTTATATTCGTGCGAGTATTGTGGAACACGGTTTAAATGCAAGACCTCAGTGCATAAGCATAAAAAAAGGATACATCCGGATAAATTGGCTGAGAAACTACAACTTGCCACCGCATCGACACAAGAGCCACCGGTGATGTAA
- the LOC134218401 gene encoding zinc finger protein 93-like isoform X5: MATVLSVDDMCRLCLDPFVESYSTIENPAMKDQLEKVFSFPIEFKEGFSSSVCQTCANTVTEFYDYSEKIRKNQEILETTESRFVPSAELLCEGTTIDLISDTDLSDLPEEDEEEILNENDTAQTPPVIQQNDDSTIPLRGAELDEFIDEVLLDKKKDAQDQFISDHFKLTCELCGIVLPTFAHLRHHFLKVHQRQDPYVTCCNKKLPRKKLILEHVRFHLDSNIHGCEHCKVTFTTKKALETHKAIKHGNQPVYKCNRCRRTYISMDLLAAHMKRHNENECAECWKAFRTKQALSDHIERHGRQHECPRCKKSFKTRIGVSKHIREVHDKDMFRFVCEHCGKNFARITLFKRHMDEHEGIEAPKVQCSICERWLKSSSYKTHMDTVHGNRDRVHECDICHRKYPHPVALQNHKSKTHIEAKYRCEYCDKMFIQKDRWEEHLTMHTGAVMFSCEYCGSPYKRRSTVHKHIRKAHPAEWAAKKQRSFKKS, translated from the exons ATGGCAACGGTATTATCCGTAGATGACATGTGTCGGTTGTGTTTAGATCCGTTTGTGGAAAGTTACAGCACGATCGAAAATCCGGCCATGAAGGACCAGCTGGAGAAGGTGTTCAGCTTTCCG ATCGAATTCAAGGAAGGATTTAGTTCAAGTGTGTGTCAAACTTGTGCGAACACAGTAACGGAATTCTATGATTATTCAGAAAAAATACGCAAAAATCAAGAGATTCTAGAAACAACGGAATCAAGATTCGTGCCAAGTGCAGAACTACTATGCGAAGGTACAACAATTGACTTAATTAGCGACACAGATCTGTCAGACTTGCCAgaggaagatgaagaagaaattttgaatgaaaatgatACAGCACAAACTCCTCCAGTAATACAGCAAAATGACGATTCCACAATTCCTTTGCGAGGTGCCGAATTGGATGAATTCATTGACGAAGTTCTACTAGACAAGAAAAAAGATGCACAGGACCAATTTATAAGCGATCACTTTAAATTGACATGCGAACTTTGTGGCATCGTGTTGCCTACCTTCGCACATCTTCGCCATCATTTTCTCAAGGTGCATCAACGTCAAGATCCATACGTTACCTGCTGCAACAAGAAGCTGCCGAGGAAAAAACTCATTTTGGAGCACGTGCGTTTTCACCTCGATTCGAATATACACGGTTGCGAACACTGCAAGGTAACCTTCACTACCAAAAAAGCTCTAGAAACCCATAAAGCCATTAAACATGGAAATCAACCCGTGTACAAATGCAACCGTTGTCGACGAACCTATATCAGCATGGATCTGTTGGCAGCGCATATGAAGCGTCACAACGAGAACGAATGTGCGGAATGTTGGAAGGCTTTCAGGACCAAACAAGCCTTATCCGATCACATCGAACGTCACGGGCGTCAGCACGAATGTCCACGGtgcaaaaaaagtttcaagACCCGCATAGGTGTGAGCAAACATATACGCGAAGTACACGATAAGGATATGTTCAGATTTGTTTGCGAGCACTGCGGTAAGAATTTCGCCCGTATTACCCTTTTCAAGCGTCATATGGACGAGCACGAGGGCATAGAAGCACCAAAGGTTCAATGCTCGATTTGCGAACGATGGCTTAAGAGCAGCTCCTACAAAACTCATATGGACACGGTGCATGGTAATCGGGACAGGGTTCACGAGTGTGACATCTGTCACCGGAAATATCCTCATCCAGTCGCTCTACAGAACCATAAGTCAAAAACCCACATCGAGGCAAAGTACAGATGCGAATATTGCGACAAGATGTTCATACAGAAGGATCGTTGGGAG GAACATCTGACCATGCATACGGGCGCGGTGATGTTTTCATGTGAGTATTGTGGGTCGCCGTACAAAAGAAGGAGCACAGTACATAAGCATATCAGGAAAGCGCATCCGGCAGAATGGGCTGCAAAGAAACAGCGGTCTTTCAAGAAATCTTA
- the LOC134218401 gene encoding zinc finger protein 93-like isoform X6, whose translation MATVLSVDDMCRLCLDPFVESYSTIENPAMKDQLEKVFSFPIEFKEGFSSSVCQTCANTVTEFYDYSEKIRKNQEILETTESRFVPSAELLCEGTTIDLISDTDLSDLPEEDEEEILNENDTAQTPPVIQQNDDSTIPLRGAELDEFIDEVLLDKKKDAQDQFISDHFKLTCELCGIVLPTFAHLRHHFLKVHQRQDPYVTCCNKKLPRKKLILEHVRFHLDSNIHGCEHCKVTFTTKKALETHKAIKHGNQPVYKCNRCRRTYISMDLLAAHMKRHNENECAECWKAFRTKQALSDHIERHGRQHECPRCKKSFKTRIGVSKHIREVHDKDMFRFVCEHCGKNFARITLFKRHMDEHEGIEAPKVQCSICERWLKSSSYKTHMDTVHGNRDRVHECDICHRKYPHPVALQNHKSKTHIEAKYRCEYCDKMFIQKDRWEEHLTMHTGAVMFSCEYCGSPYKRRSTVHKHIRKAHPAEWAAKKQRSFKKS comes from the exons ATGGCAACGGTATTATCCGTAGATGACATGTGTCGGTTGTGTTTAGATCCGTTTGTGGAAAGTTACAGCACGATCGAAAATCCGGCCATGAAGGACCAGCTGGAGAAGGTGTTCAGCTTTCCG ATCGAATTCAAGGAAGGATTTAGTTCAAGTGTGTGTCAAACTTGTGCGAACACAGTAACGGAATTCTATGATTATTCAGAAAAAATACGCAAAAATCAAGAGATTCTAGAAACAACGGAATCAAGATTCGTGCCAAGTGCAGAACTACTATGCGAAGGTACAACAATTGACTTAATTAGCGACACAGATCTGTCAGACTTGCCAgaggaagatgaagaagaaattttgaatgaaaatgatACAGCACAAACTCCTCCAGTAATACAGCAAAATGACGATTCCACAATTCCTTTGCGAGGTGCCGAATTGGATGAATTCATTGACGAAGTTCTACTAGACAAGAAAAAAGATGCACAGGACCAATTTATAAGCGATCACTTTAAATTGACATGCGAACTTTGTGGCATCGTGTTGCCTACCTTCGCACATCTTCGCCATCATTTTCTCAAGGTGCATCAACGTCAAGATCCATACGTTACCTGCTGCAACAAGAAGCTGCCGAGGAAAAAACTCATTTTGGAGCACGTGCGTTTTCACCTCGATTCGAATATACACGGTTGCGAACACTGCAAGGTAACCTTCACTACCAAAAAAGCTCTAGAAACCCATAAAGCCATTAAACATGGAAATCAACCCGTGTACAAATGCAACCGTTGTCGACGAACCTATATCAGCATGGATCTGTTGGCAGCGCATATGAAGCGTCACAACGAGAACGAATGTGCGGAATGTTGGAAGGCTTTCAGGACCAAACAAGCCTTATCCGATCACATCGAACGTCACGGGCGTCAGCACGAATGTCCACGGtgcaaaaaaagtttcaagACCCGCATAGGTGTGAGCAAACATATACGCGAAGTACACGATAAGGATATGTTCAGATTTGTTTGCGAGCACTGCGGTAAGAATTTCGCCCGTATTACCCTTTTCAAGCGTCATATGGACGAGCACGAGGGCATAGAAGCACCAAAGGTTCAATGCTCGATTTGCGAACGATGGCTTAAGAGCAGCTCCTACAAAACTCATATGGACACGGTGCATGGTAATCGGGACAGGGTTCACGAGTGTGACATCTGTCACCGGAAATATCCTCATCCAGTCGCTCTACAGAACCATAAGTCAAAAACCCACATCGAGGCAAAGTACAGATGCGAATATTGCGACAAGATGTTCATACAGAAGGATCGTTGGGAG GAACATCTGACCATGCATACGGGCGCGGTGATGTTTTCATGTGAGTATTGTGGGTCGCCGTACAAAAGAAGGAGCACAGTACATAAGCATATCAGGAAAGCGCATCCGGCAGAATGGGCTGCAAAGAAACAGCGGTCTTTCAAGAAATCTTA G
- the LOC134218401 gene encoding zinc finger protein 93-like isoform X7, with protein MATVLSVDDMCRLCLDPFVESYSTIENPAMKDQLEKVFSFPIEFKEGFSSSVCQTCANTVTEFYDYSEKIRKNQEILETTESRFVPSAELLCEGTTIDLISDTDLSDLPEEDEEEILNENDTAQTPPVIQQNDDSTIPLRGAELDEFIDEVLLDKKKDAQDQFISDHFKLTCELCGIVLPTFAHLRHHFLKVHQRQDPYVTCCNKKLPRKKLILEHVRFHLDSNIHGCEHCKVTFTTKKALETHKAIKHGNQPVYKCNRCRRTYISMDLLAAHMKRHNENECAECWKAFRTKQALSDHIERHGRQHECPRCKKSFKTRIGVSKHIREVHDKDMFRFVCEHCGKNFARITLFKRHMDEHEGIEAPKVQCSICERWLKSSSYKTHMDTVHGNRDRVHECDICHRKYPHPVALQNHKSKTHIEAKYRCEYCDKMFIQKDRWEEHLTMHTGAVMFSCEYCGSPYKRRSTVHKHIRKAHPAEWAAKKQRSFKKS; from the exons ATGGCAACGGTATTATCCGTAGATGACATGTGTCGGTTGTGTTTAGATCCGTTTGTGGAAAGTTACAGCACGATCGAAAATCCGGCCATGAAGGACCAGCTGGAGAAGGTGTTCAGCTTTCCG ATCGAATTCAAGGAAGGATTTAGTTCAAGTGTGTGTCAAACTTGTGCGAACACAGTAACGGAATTCTATGATTATTCAGAAAAAATACGCAAAAATCAAGAGATTCTAGAAACAACGGAATCAAGATTCGTGCCAAGTGCAGAACTACTATGCGAAGGTACAACAATTGACTTAATTAGCGACACAGATCTGTCAGACTTGCCAgaggaagatgaagaagaaattttgaatgaaaatgatACAGCACAAACTCCTCCAGTAATACAGCAAAATGACGATTCCACAATTCCTTTGCGAGGTGCCGAATTGGATGAATTCATTGACGAAGTTCTACTAGACAAGAAAAAAGATGCACAGGACCAATTTATAAGCGATCACTTTAAATTGACATGCGAACTTTGTGGCATCGTGTTGCCTACCTTCGCACATCTTCGCCATCATTTTCTCAAGGTGCATCAACGTCAAGATCCATACGTTACCTGCTGCAACAAGAAGCTGCCGAGGAAAAAACTCATTTTGGAGCACGTGCGTTTTCACCTCGATTCGAATATACACGGTTGCGAACACTGCAAGGTAACCTTCACTACCAAAAAAGCTCTAGAAACCCATAAAGCCATTAAACATGGAAATCAACCCGTGTACAAATGCAACCGTTGTCGACGAACCTATATCAGCATGGATCTGTTGGCAGCGCATATGAAGCGTCACAACGAGAACGAATGTGCGGAATGTTGGAAGGCTTTCAGGACCAAACAAGCCTTATCCGATCACATCGAACGTCACGGGCGTCAGCACGAATGTCCACGGtgcaaaaaaagtttcaagACCCGCATAGGTGTGAGCAAACATATACGCGAAGTACACGATAAGGATATGTTCAGATTTGTTTGCGAGCACTGCGGTAAGAATTTCGCCCGTATTACCCTTTTCAAGCGTCATATGGACGAGCACGAGGGCATAGAAGCACCAAAGGTTCAATGCTCGATTTGCGAACGATGGCTTAAGAGCAGCTCCTACAAAACTCATATGGACACGGTGCATGGTAATCGGGACAGGGTTCACGAGTGTGACATCTGTCACCGGAAATATCCTCATCCAGTCGCTCTACAGAACCATAAGTCAAAAACCCACATCGAGGCAAAGTACAGATGCGAATATTGCGACAAGATGTTCATACAGAAGGATCGTTGGGAG GAACATCTGACCATGCATACGGGCGCGGTGATGTTTTCATGTGAGTATTGTGGGTCGCCGTACAAAAGAAGGAGCACAGTACATAAGCATATCAGGAAAGCGCATCCGGCAGAATGGGCTGCAAAGAAACAGCGGTCTTTCAAGAAATCTTA A